ACCCTGCAGCCGGCCGCGGGCGAGCCCTCGGCGCTGGCGTGGATGCGCGCCTTCCCGCGCCGCCTCCTCCTGCAGCCCGGCCAGCGGCAGGTGGTGCGGGTGATGGTGGAGCCCCCGGCCGACCTGGCCGACGGCGAGTACTGGTCGCGCCTGGTGATCAGCTCGCGCGGCGGCCAGCCCCCGATCGAGCAGACTCAAGGGGACCTGCGCCTGCAGCTCAACGTCACCACCACGCTGGTGATCGCCGCCAACTACCGGAAGGGCGACGTCCGCACCGGCGTGACCCTCGCCGCCGCCGCGGCCCGGCGCCAGGGCGGCGACGTGGCGCTCGAGGTGGGGCTGGAGCGCACCGGCAACGCCGCCTTCCTGGGGCGGATGACCGCCGAGGTGGTGGACGCGCGCGGCACCGTGGTCGGCACCGTCTACGACGACCTGGCCGTCTACCGCGCCATGCGCCGCCGGGTGGCCATCCCCGTGGCCGCCGAGGCGCAGGGGCCGCTCACGGTGCGCATCACCATCAACACCGAGCGCGAAGACCTCCCGCCGGGCGGCGCGCTCCCGGCCGACGCCATCACCCGCCAGGTCTCCGTCGCGCCATGAGCCCGTCCGGCCGCCTCGCCCTCTTCCTCCTCCCGGCCGCCCTGGCGGCGGCCGGCGGGGCGGGGCGCGCGGCCGCCCAGGCCCAGGCGCCCTTGCGCGCGGTGGCCAACGTGAACGCCAGCGTGCGGGTGGCGCCCCCGCCGATCCTGCTCGAGTCCACGCGCGACCTGTACTTCGGCTACGTGGGCCCGGGCGACGTGGTCACCGTCCCCGCGCGGCCGCCGTACACGGCCGGCACCTGGTCGGCCGGGGTGCGCTTCAGCAACCTGCGCAAGACGGTGCGCTACGGGATCCGGCTCACCCTGCCCACGGCGATCAGCAACGGCTCGGTCAACCTCCCGGTGAGCTGGAGCGGCGCCCAGTACGGCTGGCTCTGCGTCTGGAACGCGACGACGTCCACCGCCGCCAGCTGCGACGCCCAGCAGACCACGTACGACCCGTCGGTGCACTCCGGCTCGGGGCCGTACCTCACGCTGGACTTGCCGAACAACACGCCGCAGAACAACGTGTTCGCGGCGGACGTCTACGTCGGCGGGCGGCTCACCGTCCCCGCCGCCCAGCCGCTCCCGCCGGGCACCTACTCCGCGCCGCTCACGGTCACCATCACGGTCCTCAACTAGCCCCATGCGCAGGCGCCGGCTCCCGCGCGCGGGCGCGCTCCTGCTGGGCGCCTGCGCGCTCGCGCTTCGGCCCGCCCCTCTCCCTTCCCAGGAGCAGGGGCTGTTCGAATTGCGGCTCACCGCGCTGCCGGGGACGCAGACCGTGGTGGTCCTCCTCGACCCGCAGGGGCAGCCGCTCGTCCCCCTGCGCCCCGTCCTCGAGTACCTGCAGATCCCCGCCAGCGAGCGCGGCGACACCCTGGCGCTGGAGTGGCCCCCCGGCGTCTGGAGCACCCGCGTGCACCTCCCCACCCGCACCGTCCGCTCGGGCGAGGCCACCGTGGTCGTCCCGGAAGCGGAGTGGCTGCGCCGCGAGGGCGAGGTCTACCTCTCCCCGGGCGCGCTCGGCCGCGTGCTGGCCGGCGAGGTGAGCGTGGACTGGGAGAACCTGTCGATCCTGCTGGGCGGCCGGGCCGACTACCCCGTGGTGGCCCGCGCCAACGCCGCCGCCCGCCGCGAGGGCGAGCGGAGGGTGGGCGGCGGCGCGCTGCTGCGGGGCGAGGAGCCCGACGTCGCCTACCCGTCGCGCACGGGGGGCGTCACCGCCGGGTGGGGGGTGTCGGGGACGTGGACGGAAGAGGCCACGCAGGGGAGCGCGCGCGCCGCGCTGGGCGTGGCGCTCCTGGGCGGCGCGCTGGAGGGGGGCGCCACCGCGCTCTTCGGCGGGCAGGAGGGGGCCGCGCGCGTGGCCGACCCGTACGCGCAGTACGCGCGCGCCTTTCCCGGGAGCCGCTGGATCCGCCAGGTGCAGCTGGGCGACGTGCTGAGCGACGGGCTGGTCACCCGCCCCTTCTTCGGCGTGGCCGCCAGCAACGAGCCGCTCTACCAGCCCCAGTTCTTCGGCGAGGCGCTCGTGCGCCCCGTGGTCCCCGCCGGGTGGGAGTACGAGGTCTACCAGGGCGAGTACCTGGTGGGCGTCTCCACGCAGGGCGCGCAGGAGCCGGTCGCCACCCCGATCGGCTACGGCACCACGCCCGTGCGCGTGCGGCTGATCGGCCCCGCGGGACAGGAGCGGGTGGAGGAGCTGACCTTCCTGGTCCCCGCCGTCCAGGTGCCCGCGGGCGACTGGCGCTGGTTCGCGGGCGCCGGCGTCTGCCGCGACGAGAGCTGCTCGCGCTTCGGCTACCTGGACGTGCGCCGCGGCCTCCTGCCGAGCCTCACCCTGGGCGTCGGCGCCGACCACCTCGCGCGGGGCGACAGCGCGGGCACCGTCGAGACGCGGCCCTACGGGATCCTGGCCTGGAACCCCTTCCCCTCGCTGCGGACGGAGCTGCGCGGGCGGGCGGGATCGCTCCTCCACGCCACCATCCAGCAGTACCGGCGCTACGGCGGCTGGCAGCTCTCCGGCGGGTGGCGGCGCGAGACCGAGCTGGCGCCAGGCACCTGGTTCGCCGAGGGGGTGAGCACCTGGCGCGTGGGCGCCCTCTCGCGCACCTACCCGCTCTCGCTGCAGGCGCGCGTGCGGGGAGACGAGCCCGGGCGCGCGGACGCCTGGCAGGTGGCGATGGGCTCGGGGCTCGGGCGCGCGCGCTTCACCGCCAGTTACGAGAGCGGCTTCCAGGAGCGCGACGTGCTGAGCCTGCAGGCGTACGCCTTCGCCTCGCGCCGCTGGATGAACCGGCTGCGCGACGTGAACGTGAACGCCCGGGTGGACGTGGCGGGCGGCGGCGCCCTGGAGCAGGCGTCGCTGGGCACCACCTTCCGCCCGGGCGAGGCCAGCAGCGTCACCGCCAGCTTCGTCTGGTACGGCGGCGGCCGCCCGCCCGGACTGGCGATCGCGATGGTCACGCGCACCCCCTCCGCCTTCTTCCAGGCCAACACCTTCCGCGACCGCGCCCGCACCGGGGCGTTCGCGAGCGCGGGCGGCGGCGTGGCGTGGAACCCGGGCGTCGGCCTCCTCTCCAGCCCCTTCGAGACGCTGGGCCGCGCCGGGGTGAGCGGCGTCGTCTTCTTCGACGAGGACGGCGACGGCGTGCGCGACCCCGGCGAGCCGCTCGCCCCCCAAGTCCCGGTGGTGATCGGCGGCGAGCGCGCGGTGTCGGACCGGGCGGGGCGCTACCGCGCCTGGGGCCTCCTCCCCTACGCCGTGCTCAACCTGGGCGTCGACACCCTGAGCGTGGCCGACCCCGAGCTGGCGCCCGCCGTCGCCGAGTACCTGCTGCGCCCCGCGCCGAACCTCTACACCCCGCGCGACCTCCCCGTCCTGCGCACGCGCGAGGCGTCCGGCCGGGTGAGCTGGCGGGGCCGGCCGGGCCCGCTGGCCGGCATCACCGTCGAGGCGCGCCGCGAGGGAGCGCAGGAGCCGCTGCGCGCCGTCACCTTCAGCGACGGCGAGTTCTACTTCGCGCGCCTCCCCGCCGGCCGCTACACGCTCACCGTCGCCGCCAGCTCGCTGCAGGCGCTCGGCGCCGCGCCCGAGGCCGGGGCGCTCACCTTCGACGTCCCCGCCGCGGGCCGGAACGCCTCCGTCGCCCTGCCGCCGCTGTACCTCCGCCGCGCTGGAGAGCCCGCGCCCCGCCCCGCCCCCTCCCCTGCCCCGCCGCCCTCCGCGCCGCCACGGCGGTGACGCGTTTCTGGACACCTGCTCACAAGTCGTTGATCCGTAAAGACTTGCAGGTCGAGGAAAATCCCTCCCGTCCGGATCCGCTACCGGAAGACTCCGGACACAGCACGATCTAACAGATTGTCGATCAACGACTTAGGGTGATCCGGCACCTGGCGCGGACCTCGCGTTGCGCGCCGGGCGATGAACGCGTCCGCCTTCCTCCGAGCCTCCCTGACCGCCGCCGCGGCGCTGCTGGCGGCGCTGGGTACCGCCCCCGCCGCCGCCCAGGGCGCGAGCGCGCGGATGACTGCGTCGGCGACAGTGGTGGAGCGCGTGAGCTTCGCGGCCGGCCCGAGCCGCGTCGCCTTCGACCGCGGCGGCCACATCGACGTGACGACGCCCCTCGCCCTCCAGGGCCGCGCCGCCATCGTGGTGCACGTGCTCGAGGGCGAGCCCGGCGCCGCGCCGGCATCGTCCCCCCTCCGCCCCGCCCCCACCACCCCCGCCGGCTCGACCACCGGCACCGGCTACACCACCCGCCTGCGCCTCCCCCGCCCTCCCGGCACCGGGGCGGGAAACACGAAAGCCTCCCTCACCTACGTCATCTCCACCGTCAACTGAAGCGAGGAGCCGCGGGCCCAGCCCGAAGGGCTTCCCGTGGTTCCAGCGAGCGCCTTCAGGCGCTTGCATTCCGTGCTGTCATTGCCACAAAAGCTGACGTGGCGCCAGACCAGGGTCGGGCGCCGACGGGGGCGGCGAGGCTTTCGGGAGGATGTTCCCGGGCAGGAAACCCGGGCGGGAGGCGGACCGGCGCGGAGTCGGGGCGCTCGAAAGGAAGGGGTAACCGATATGTGGCGGCGGCCACGTCAGCTTGCGCGCCCCTGGGGGTGTGTCTAGAAACCGTTGGAATCGAATACGTTACACGTTGGGGTCATGGATCGGTGTCGCGATCCTCGGCCCCTGTATAGGGCAAGCTTCGGCCCACCTTCTACATCTCACCCAACGCCAATCACATCAACGGCTTAGCACTACAGGCGACAGGTCGTCGCGCGATCCCTCGTTCCCAAACAGGAACGCCTCTGTTCCCCCCGGGAACATCGCCTTCCTCCCAGGCCCACATTC
This genomic interval from Longimicrobium sp. contains the following:
- a CDS encoding carboxypeptidase-like regulatory domain-containing protein — its product is MRRRRLPRAGALLLGACALALRPAPLPSQEQGLFELRLTALPGTQTVVVLLDPQGQPLVPLRPVLEYLQIPASERGDTLALEWPPGVWSTRVHLPTRTVRSGEATVVVPEAEWLRREGEVYLSPGALGRVLAGEVSVDWENLSILLGGRADYPVVARANAAARREGERRVGGGALLRGEEPDVAYPSRTGGVTAGWGVSGTWTEEATQGSARAALGVALLGGALEGGATALFGGQEGAARVADPYAQYARAFPGSRWIRQVQLGDVLSDGLVTRPFFGVAASNEPLYQPQFFGEALVRPVVPAGWEYEVYQGEYLVGVSTQGAQEPVATPIGYGTTPVRVRLIGPAGQERVEELTFLVPAVQVPAGDWRWFAGAGVCRDESCSRFGYLDVRRGLLPSLTLGVGADHLARGDSAGTVETRPYGILAWNPFPSLRTELRGRAGSLLHATIQQYRRYGGWQLSGGWRRETELAPGTWFAEGVSTWRVGALSRTYPLSLQARVRGDEPGRADAWQVAMGSGLGRARFTASYESGFQERDVLSLQAYAFASRRWMNRLRDVNVNARVDVAGGGALEQASLGTTFRPGEASSVTASFVWYGGGRPPGLAIAMVTRTPSAFFQANTFRDRARTGAFASAGGGVAWNPGVGLLSSPFETLGRAGVSGVVFFDEDGDGVRDPGEPLAPQVPVVIGGERAVSDRAGRYRAWGLLPYAVLNLGVDTLSVADPELAPAVAEYLLRPAPNLYTPRDLPVLRTREASGRVSWRGRPGPLAGITVEARREGAQEPLRAVTFSDGEFYFARLPAGRYTLTVAASSLQALGAAPEAGALTFDVPAAGRNASVALPPLYLRRAGEPAPRPAPSPAPPPSAPPRR